The following proteins are co-located in the Telopea speciosissima isolate NSW1024214 ecotype Mountain lineage chromosome 9, Tspe_v1, whole genome shotgun sequence genome:
- the LOC122640322 gene encoding beta-glucosidase BoGH3B-like, giving the protein MDPLQGKESAGLCKHYASNGGTQGGVDEYNTVTTYDELYRIHMTPYIDAIAMGVSTIMASYSSWNGIKMHANSFLLTLVITLMGFYMGQGMVISDWEAIDRMTNPPGSHYKESLKAAINAGIDMVMIPYKYQQYLTHMTELVSSGEIPISRIDDAVRRILRVKFIHRLFEQPMADRSLHPMVGHKKHRELAREAVRKSLVLLKNGKGEEKMLPLSKNAPKILVVGSHAHNIGYQCGGWTISWKGTSGNITKGTTILEGIKRAVSMQTRVVFQEKPDKKFVNKNRDYVGSVLFAIN; this is encoded by the exons ATGGATCCATTACAGGGGAAGGAAAGTGCTGGCTTGTGCAAACACTACGCCAGCAATGGTGGGACACAAGGAGGGGTTGACGAGTACAACACGGTGACCACATATGATGAACtgtatcgcatccacatgaccCCTTATATTGATGCAATCGCCATGGGGGTGTCAACTATCATGGCTTCTTACTCTAGCTGGAATGGGATCAAGATGCATGCCAACTCTTTCCTCCTCACTC TTGTCATCACTCTTATGGGTTTCTACATGGGACAAGGTATGGTCATATCAGACTGGGAAGCAATTGACCGGATGACCAACCCACCCGGTTCACACTACAAAGAAAGCCTGAAGGCAGCCATCAACGCTGGAATCGACATGGTCATGATCCCTTACAAATACCAGCAATACCTTACACACATGACAGAGCTTGTGTCGTCCGGTGAGATTCCTATCAGCAGGATTGACGATGCTGTGAGGCGAATCCTTAGGGTGAAGTTCATTCATAGGCTTTTTGAACAGCCCATGGCTGACCGGTctctccatccaatggttggacaCAAG AAACATAGGGAATTGGCAAGAGAAGCCGTGAGGAAGAGCTTGGTGTTGTTGAAGAACGgaaagggagaggagaagatgcTTCCTTTGAGTAAGAATGCCCCCAAGATCCTTGTGGTTGGGTCTCATGCACACAACATCGGCTACCAATGTGGAGGGTGGACTATTTCATGGAAGGGCACCTCAGGCAACATCACCAAAGGAACAACCATCTTAGAAGGCATCAAGAGGGCTGTTAGCATGCAGACCCGGGTCGTGTTCCAAGAAAAACCCGACAAGAAATTTGTTAATAAGAACCGGGATTATGTAGGGTCTGTCCTGTTTGCTATCAATTGA
- the LOC122640566 gene encoding 50S ribosomal protein L6, chloroplastic, with product MASSVTSSFHPCNLKSTFLGERSGIHVARVPISQIGTLRRIVECKESRIGKKPIEVPSVVSLTLEGQDLKVKGPLGELAMTYPREVKVEKQESGHLRVLKSVETRRANQMHGLFRTLTDNMVVGVSKGFEKRLQLVGVGYRATVEGSDLVLNLGFSHPIRMAIPEGLKVKVEENTRIAVSGYDKSAIGQFSATIRKWRPPEPYKGKGVRYADEIVRRKEGKAGKKK from the exons ATGGCTTCTTCCGTCACCTCGTCTTTCCATCCATG CAATTTGAAATCTACATTTTTGGGAGAGAGAAGTGGAATCCATGTTGCTAGGGTTCCTATCAGTCAGATTGGTACTCTGAGAAGGATCGTGGAATGCAAGGAATCAAGAATTGGGAAGAAACCAATTGAAGTACCATCCGTTGTATCGTTAACACTGGAAGGCCAGGATTTGAAAGTAAAGGGCCCCTTAGGGGAGCTTGCTATGACTTATCCACGTGAGGTGAAGGTTGAGAAGCAAGAATCTGGCCACTTGAGGGTCTTAAAGTCAGTGGAGACTCGGAGAGCCAATCAAATGCATGGGCTTTTCAG GACTCTAACTGACAACATGGTGGTTGGTGTGTCGAAGGGTTTTGAGAAGAGACTTCAATTGGTGGGGGTTGGATATCGTGCAACGGTAGAAGGCAGTGACTTGGTCTTAAATCTTGGGTTTTCCCACCCTATAAGGATGGCAATCCCTGAAGGGCTAAAAGTGAAGGTGGAAGAAAACACCAGAATTGCTGTTAGTGGATATGACAAGAGTGCTATTGGTCAGTTTAGTGCTACTATTCGGAAATGGAGACCTCCAGAACCATATAAAGGAAAGGGTGTGAGATATGCAGACGAGATTGTacggagaaaagaaggaaaagctGGGAAGAAAAAGTAA
- the LOC122640666 gene encoding glutamate receptor 3.4 has protein sequence MFLSWTSIRFSSSGYLSVMRLFQLLLFCLLMTMEVQGGIRKLGSSSLPRIVNVGALFTFNSTIGKVAMPAIAAAVDDVNSDSSILPGTTLNVVIQDTNCSGFLGTIGAFQMMEKDVVAVIGPQSSGIAHIISNVVNELHVPLLSFAATDPTLAALQYPYFLRTTQSDYFQMYAIADIVEYYGWREVIAIFVDDDYGRSGISVLGDALAKKRSKISYKAAFPPGASRSAIHDLLVGVNLMESRVYVVHVNPETGLEIFSVAKSLEMMKSGYVWIATDWLPSVLDSSEPVDLGTMDLLQGVVALRHHTPDSDLKKNFISRWSNLQHKGNATSSLNSYGFYAYDTVWLLAHALDEFFNEGGNISFSNDPSLHDANGSSIHLMSLRFFEGGQQLLQKLTMMNFTGLTGQVQFDSDKNLIHPAYDIINIGGTGSRRVGYWSNYSHLSVVAPEILYNKPSNTSTGSQKLYSVIWPEETTKTPRGWVFPYNGKPLRIGVPNRVTYKQFVAKDNDPNAVRGFCIDVFEAAVGLLQYPVPRTYILYGSGTRTPNYNELVTMVSENKFDAAVGDITIVTNRTRIVDFTQPYIESGLTVVVPVKESKSSAWAFLKPFTVEMWCVTAAFFLFVGAVVWILEHRSNTEFRGPPRQQLVTVFWFSFSTMFFSHRENTVSTLGRFVVLIWLFVVLIINSSYTASLTSILTVQQLSSRIEGIDSLISSSDPIGIQDGSFARNYLIEELNIAESRIMTLKTEEDYLDALQRGPKNGGVAAIVDELPYVEVFLSDNNCKFQSVGQEFTKSGWGFAFPRDSPLAIDMSTAILKLSENGDLQRMHDKWLSLNVCSEQTNPADSSRLSLKSFWGLFLISGIACFIALFVFFLRVFCQYRKYGPDDEGEEDADVLEQERSTSSQRPNRSTSFKSWIEFVDKKEEEIRRKKKASSSKQKQSSRNSDGQSSSPS, from the exons ATGTTCCTGTCGTGGACCTCCATCAGATTTAGTAGCTCTGGTTATCTCTCAGTCATGAGATTGTTTCAGTTGTTGCTTTTCTGTTTGTTGATGACCATGGAAGTTCAGGGCGGTATTCGAAAATTAGGATCTTCTTCACTGCCACGCATTGTGAATGTGGGAGCTTTATTCACTTTCAATTCAACCATTGGAAAGGTGGCAATGCCAGCAATTGCAGCTGCTGTTGATGATGTTAATTCCGATTCAAGCATTCTTCCAGGGACAACATTGAATGTTGTCATCCAGGACACAAATTGCAGTGGATTTCTTGGAACCATAGGAG CTTTTCAGATGATGGAGAAAGATGTGGTTGCAGTAATTGGTCCCCAATCCTCAGGAATAGCTCATATCATCTCTAATGTTGTTAATGAACTCCATGTTCCACTTCTTTCGTTTGCAGCCACAGATCCCACTCTTGCTGCACTACAGTACCCGTACTTCCTCCGTACTACACAGAGTGACTATTTCCAGATGTATGCAATAGCAGATATAGTTGAATATTATGGATGGAGAGAGGTGATTGCCATATTTGTGGATGATGATTATGGGAGAAGTGGGATATCTGTGCTGGGTGATGCTTTAGCGAAAAAACGTTCGAAGATATCCTACAAAGCTGCCTTTCCTCCAGGGGCCTCCAGAAGTGCAATCCATGATCTATTAGTTGGGGTAAATCTGATGGAGTCTCGGGTTTACGTTGTACATGTAAATCCAGAAACTGGTCTAGAAATTTTCTCTGTCGCAAAGTCTCTTGAGATGATGAAAAGCGGCTATGTATGGATTGCAACAGATTGGCTTCCTTCTGTTTTGGATTCATCAGAACCAGTTGACCTTGGCACAATGGATCTCTTGCAAGGGGTTGTTGCCCTCCGTCATCATACACCAGATTCTGATCTCAAAAAGAATTTTATATCTCGGTGGAGTAATTTACAACACAAAGGGAATGCCACCTCCAGCTTGAATTCCTATGGATTCTATGCTTACGACACCGTTTGGTTACTTGCTCATGCTCTTGATGAGTTCTTCAATGAGGGAGGGAATATTTCTTTCTCAAATGATCCAAGCTTGCATGATGCAAATGGAAGCTCTATACATTTAATGTCACTCCGTTTCTTTGAAGGAGGTCAGCAGTTGCTTCAGAAGCTGACTATGATGAACTTTACAGGTTTAACTGGCCAAGTTCAATTTGATTCAGACAAGAATTTAATCCATCCAGCATATGATATCATTAACATTGGTGGGACTGGGTCTCGCCGGGTTGGATATTGGTCAAATTATTCACATCTTTCAGTTGTTGCTCCAGAGATCTTATATAACAAGCCCTCAAACACTTCTACCGGTAGCCAAAAGCTTTACAGTGTAATATGGCCTGAAGAAACTACGAAAACACCGCGTGGTTGGGTGTTTCCCTACAATGGGAAACCTTTGAGGATTGGGGTTCCTAATCGAGTAACTTATAAGCAATTTGTGGCAAAGGATAATGACCCCAATGCGGTGAGGGGTTTCTGCATTGATGTCTTTGAAGCCGCTGTGGGCTTGTTGCAGTATCCTGTTCCACGCACATACATATTATATGGGAGTGGTACTAGGACACCTAATTACAACGAGCTTGTGACTATGGTCTCCGAAAAT AAATTTGATGCAGCTGTTGGAGATATAACCATTGTTACAAATAGGACAAGAATTGTGGATTTCACCCAGCCTTACATTGAGTCTGGCCTTACTGTGGTTGTTCCTGTTAAAGAGTCGAAATCCAGTGCTTGGGCTTTCCTAAAGCCATTTACAGTTGAAATGTGGTGCGTCACTGCTGCTTTCTTTTTGTTCGTGGGAGCTGTTGTTTGGATTCTTGAACATCGGAGTAATACTGAATTCCGTGGTCCACCAAGGCAGCAGCTTGTAACAGTATTTTG GTTCAGTTTCTCTACAATGTTTTTTTCCCACA GGGAGAACACTGTCAGCACCCTTGGACGTTTTGTTGTGCTCATATGGCTCTTTGTAGTACTTATTATCAACTCAAGCTACACAGCTAGCTTGACATCCATCCTCACAGTTCAGCAGTTGTCATCACGGATCGAAGGGATAGACAGCTTAATCTCTAGCTCTGACCCTATAGGTATTCAGGATGGGTCGTTTGCTAGGAACTATTTGATTGAAGAGCTTAACATTGCGGAATCCAGGATCATGACCCTGAAAACTGAGGAAGATTATCTAGATGCTCTTCAGCGTGGACCCAAAAATGGTGGGGTTGCTGCTATTGTTGATGAACTTCCTTATGTTGAGGTCTTCCTATCTGACAACAACTGCAAATTCCAGAGTGTGGGACAAGAGTTTACAAAAAGTGGGTGGGGTTTT GCATTTCCAAGGGACTCTCCTCTTGCAATTGACATGTCAACAGCAATCCTTAAACTCTCAGAGAATGGTGATCTCCAAAGGATGCATGATAAATGGTTGTCACTTAATGTCTGCTCCGAACAAACCAACCCAGCAGATTCAAGCCGGCTATCTCTCAAAAGTTTCTGGGGCCTCTTCCTCATCTCTGGCATTGCTTGCTTCATTgctctttttgtgttttttttacgTGTCTTTTGTCAGTATCGTAAGTATGGACCAGATGATGAGGGGGAGGAGGATGCTGACGTACTTGAACAGGAAAGATCAACAAGCTCTCAGCGACCCAATCGTTCGACAAGCTTCAAGAGCTGGATTGAGTTTGTTgataagaaagaagaggaaatccggaggaagaagaaagcaagTTCAAGTAAACAAAAGCAATCTAGTAGGAACTCAGATGGACAGTCCAGTTCACCTTCTTGA
- the LOC122639436 gene encoding cytochrome P450 77A1 — protein MELIDVLLLLLAALVTSLWWKYWSITGSGPKNLPPGPPGWPLVGNLIQVILQRRPFMYVVRDLRSKYGPIFTMQMGQRTLIIITSAELIHEALIQKGPIFASRPPDSPIRLVFSVGKCTINSAQYGPLWRTLRRNFVTELINPTRIRQCSWIRQWAFDNHLDRLRKEAAELGSVEVMSNCRFTICSILICICFGAKISESRVKEIETVLKDVMLMTTPKLPDFMPVFLPLFRQQLKEAKELRRKQMECLVPLVRSRRAFVESGGGSEYGSHLGDIKMVSPIGTAYIDSLLKLEPAGRGKLREEELVTLCSEVMNAGTDTSATTVEWALLHLVMDQEIQEKLYQEIMDRVGKEGVLTENDVEKMPYLEALVKETFRRHPPSHFVLSHAATKETELGGYTVPADASVEFYTAWVTEDPNVWKDPGEFRPERFLEGGDGVDVDVTGSREVRMMPFGVGRRICPAWTLGTLHVYLLLARMVRAFKWVPYPGAPPDPTETFAFTVVMKNPLRAVIFPR, from the coding sequence ATGGAGCTCATCGAcgtccttctcctccttctcgcAGCTCTCGTCACCTCCCTATGGTGGAAATACTGGTCCATCACGGGCAGCGGTCCAAAGAACCTCCCACCCGGACCACCGGGTTGGCCACTGGTCGGAAATCTGATCCAAGTCATTCTCCAACGCCGGCCCTTCATGTACGTTGTTCGAGATCTCCGGTCCAAGTACGGCCCAATCTTCACAATGCAAATGGGCCAACGAACCTTAATCATCATCACCAGTGCAGAGCTAATCCACGAAGCACTCATCCAGAAAGGCCCAATCTTCGCAAGTCGCCCACCCGACTCACCGATCCGACTCGTCTTTAGCGTCGGTAAGTGCACCATCAACTCGGCCCAGTACGGCCCATTATGGCGTACCCTCCGCCGTAACTTTGTTACCGAGTTGATAAACCCAACTAGGATCCGCCAGTGTAGCTGGATACGCCAATGGGCTTTTGATAACCACCTGGATAGGCTTCGTAAAGAGGCGGCGGAGTTGGGTTCTGTGGAGGTGATGAGTAACTGTAGATTCACCATTTGTAGCATTCTTATTTGTATCTGTTTCGGAGCTAAGATTTCCGAGTCACGAGTTAAGGAGATTGAAACCGTTTTAAAGGACGTGATGTTGATGACTACGCCGAAATTGCCGGATTTTATGCCGGTGTTTTTGCCGCTTTTCCGGCAGCAGCTTAAGGAGGCGAAGGAGCTGAGGAGGAAGCAGATGGAGTGTTTGGTTCCTCTTGTAAGGAGCCGAAGAGCCTTCGTGGAGAGCGGTGGCGGGTCGGAATACGGGTCGCACTTGGGTGATATCAAGATGGTGAGTCCGATCGGGACAGCTTATATTGATTCGTTGTTAAAGTTAGAACCGGCGGGGAGAGGTAAACTCCGGGAGGAAGAGCTGGTGACGCTTTGCTCAGAGGTGATGAACGCTGGGACGGACACAAGTGCTACGACGGTGGAGTGGGCTTTACTACACTTGGTGATGGAccaagaaatacaagaaaagcTGTACCAGGAGATCATGGACCGTGTAGGGAAAGAAGGGGTTTTGACTGAAAATGACGTGGAGAAGATGCCGTATCTAGAGGCTTTGGTGAAAGAGACGTTCAGGAGACACCCGCCTAGCCATTTTGTATTGTCACATGCGGCGACGAAAGAGACGGAGTTGGGAGGGTATACGGTGCCGGCGGATGCTAGTGTGGAGTTTTATACGGCATGGGTGACGGAGGATCCGAATGTGTGGAAGGATCCAGGGGAGTTTAGACCGGAGAGGTTTTTGGAAGGTGGGGATGGTGTGGATGTGGACGTGACTGGGTCTAGGGAAGTAAGGATGATGCCGTTTGGGGTGGGGAGGAGGATTTGTCCGGCTTGGACGCTTGGGACTTTGCATGTATACTTGTTGCTTGCTAGGATGGTTCGGGCATTCAAGTGGGTTCCATACCCTGGTGCTCCACCTGACCCTACTGAGACCTTTGCCTTCACTGTGGTTATGAAAAACCCTCTTAGGGCTGTCATCTTCCCTAGGTGA